The Saprospiraceae bacterium genome includes the window TGAATTTGAAGCACAAATGGATAGGGCGATCAGTGAAGCTGTTTCGGCATTTGGAGATGGGGCTGTTTTTATTGAAAAATATATAGGGTCACCCAGGCATATTGAGATTCAGGTTTTGGCAGATCAATTTGGCAATACTGTTTATTTATTTGAAAGGGAATGTAGTATCCAGCGGCGGCACCAAAAGGTAATCGAAGAAGCGCCTTCTTCGGTTTTAACCCCCCAAATAAGAGCAGCTATGGGAGAAGCGGCTGTAAAAGTGGCAAAGGCTTGCCATTATATTGGCGCAGGAACAGTGGAGTTCTTACTGGATGAACAACTGAATTTCTATTTCTTAGAAATGAATACCCGCCTGCAAGTGGAACACCCCGTAACAGAATTGATCACAGGATTAGACCTGGTCGAGCAGCAAATCCGGGTAGCGCGAGGAGAAACCCTGGGATTTCGGCAGGAGGATCTTCAAATCAAGGGGCATGCCCTTGAACTTCGGATATATGCAGAGGATCCTATGGATAATTTCATGCCTAGTATTGGAAGGCTTAATCGATACCGAGGGCCACAAGGCGAGGGGATTAGACTTGATAGTGGCTATGAGGAAGGTATGGATATCCCGATATTTTACGATCCTATGATTGCCAAGTTGATCACCTATGCACCTAATCGGCCCGCCGCCATACAAAAAATGTTAGAAGCAATTAACGGCTTTGAATTAGAAGGCGTGGCCTCTACCCTACCCTTTGGCGCCTTTGTATTAACACACGAAGCTTTTACGACGGGAAACTTTGACACGCACTTTGTTAAACATTATTTCCAACCCGAAGCAATATTAGCGCAGCAGGAAGAAGCTGCTAAAGTAGCTGCTCAGTTGGCCATTCGACTAATGGAAGCAGCACAAAAAAAATTGGCCGTTCCGACGATAACAGATCACAGCTGGAGCACCAATCGGTAGGTTTAAGAACCAATAATTTTCACAGGGATCCCCCACATAAAAACGCTCATTTCATCTACCTCTTTGGCTTCGAGGGACACCTCTTTGCCTACCTCTTTGAGCTTTTCGGGCATATTGACAGGACGGTATTGATTGCCTTTGGCATCTTCTATCCCCCAAAAGCCTCCTTCAATCGATTTGAAAACAACTTTACCCTTGATTTTTATCTTTGACATTATTCTTTAAAGTTTCCGTTAGCATTACTTGATATCAACTTTTCTATAGTAAGATTTAAGTTTCCGATTAGTTGGTTTTGTTCTTTAATAGTGCCTTTCAATTCCCTGACTTCATCAAATAGGTAGTTTTTGATATTTTGTGGAGAAGGAAGGAAGGGACTTATTTTGGCTCGGACATACCATATTTCACGAATATCACCGACATAAACCTTATAGGGTTCATAAAAATTGTTATCGGAGGTCAGGTATAGTTGTTTTTCCGTTCTAAGCTTATTCGTTACACGTTTAACGACAACGTCTCCCCTGGTAACGATGACATAAACATGGCTATCTTTAAGTGAGCTTTCCCAAAGAGTGGGTTCCAGGTAACTGCAAATAACCTTGTCTCCTTCAAACAAGGTGGGTTCCATACTGTCACCGGCTACGTCGAAGGCGCGATGCGTACCGACTTTGTATTTATAATCAGGTAAAGTAAAGGTGGGTAAATCCTGGACAAATGTAGGGTTTGCCATTTCGCCAGCATAACCGGCTTGGGCAGGTATGGGAACGTGAACAATTCGTTCATCGTCCTGCGCATTAGTGACAATAGTGAGTACTCGGAAGTTCTTGTGGTCTTCTTCGGACATAAACATTGGTCCTTCTCCCGTATAGAGGTACACTGGGTTCATTTTGTAAGATTCCACCGCTTTTCGAATCAACTCAATTGTAACATCCCTTCTACCTTTAAGGATTTCGCTTAAACTTTGCGGCAAGTAGTCGAGGTACAACGCAAATTGCCGGCTCGACCGGATCCGATTATCTTCTTTTAGTTTATCATGACACTTTATAAAACGCTGAGTGACAACACTATTCATATTTTAACCTTAAATCAGTAAGTTAATAATCCAAATATAAACAATTATCCACAAAACAGTGTAAACTTGTAACAAAAAAGTGATATTCCCTGTTTTCGCCATTTTTTAAAAACGGTAGAAATGCTTTTTTAGGGTATTCA containing:
- the accC gene encoding acetyl-CoA carboxylase biotin carboxylase subunit; translated protein: MKKILVANRGEIALRVMKTARKMGIKVVAVYSEVDRDALHVRFADEAICIGPAQSSQSYLLGEKIIAVAKERQVDAIHPGYGFLSENAHFARAVAEAGITFIGPSPAAMEVMGSKLAAKEAVKAYGIPMVPGVEEAISDIAKAKAVAAAIGYPILIKASAGGGGKGMRIVEDETEFEAQMDRAISEAVSAFGDGAVFIEKYIGSPRHIEIQVLADQFGNTVYLFERECSIQRRHQKVIEEAPSSVLTPQIRAAMGEAAVKVAKACHYIGAGTVEFLLDEQLNFYFLEMNTRLQVEHPVTELITGLDLVEQQIRVARGETLGFRQEDLQIKGHALELRIYAEDPMDNFMPSIGRLNRYRGPQGEGIRLDSGYEEGMDIPIFYDPMIAKLITYAPNRPAAIQKMLEAINGFELEGVASTLPFGAFVLTHEAFTTGNFDTHFVKHYFQPEAILAQQEEAAKVAAQLAIRLMEAAQKKLAVPTITDHSWSTNR
- a CDS encoding S24 family peptidase gives rise to the protein MNSVVTQRFIKCHDKLKEDNRIRSSRQFALYLDYLPQSLSEILKGRRDVTIELIRKAVESYKMNPVYLYTGEGPMFMSEEDHKNFRVLTIVTNAQDDERIVHVPIPAQAGYAGEMANPTFVQDLPTFTLPDYKYKVGTHRAFDVAGDSMEPTLFEGDKVICSYLEPTLWESSLKDSHVYVIVTRGDVVVKRVTNKLRTEKQLYLTSDNNFYEPYKVYVGDIREIWYVRAKISPFLPSPQNIKNYLFDEVRELKGTIKEQNQLIGNLNLTIEKLISSNANGNFKE